From the genome of Virgibacillus proomii, one region includes:
- the cyoE gene encoding heme o synthase, with protein MGKVETTAAHVVGNATVSGEQRSNSVLADIKSLIKIGIINSNLITVFAGFWLALYFSGLSFMDHIGTFIITMLGSALVIAGGCIINNWFDVDIDIIMTRTKTRPTVTGTISLQTVLILGMLTSAFGFGFLLFTTIQATLFAFIGWFVYVVLYTMWSKRKTTLNTAIGSLSGAVPPLIGWAAIDPNFHIVPFVLFLIMFIWQTPHFLALAMRKSKEYKAAGIPMLPAVHGFAITKRQIVVYIACLLPLPFYLASLGTVFLIVATVLNIVWLVIGISGFYAKNDIKWANIMFVYSLNYLTIFFLMMVIVTWSSPFS; from the coding sequence GGGGAACAGCGCTCAAATTCAGTATTGGCAGATATTAAATCATTAATTAAGATAGGTATTATTAATTCCAATTTGATTACTGTGTTTGCCGGTTTTTGGCTCGCATTATATTTTAGTGGACTTTCATTCATGGATCACATTGGGACATTCATTATAACCATGCTTGGAAGTGCACTTGTCATTGCTGGTGGATGTATAATTAACAATTGGTTTGATGTCGATATTGATATTATTATGACCAGAACAAAAACTCGGCCAACGGTAACCGGTACAATTTCTTTGCAGACCGTACTCATTTTAGGCATGCTTACTTCAGCGTTTGGGTTTGGTTTCTTGCTATTTACAACTATACAGGCAACATTATTTGCATTTATAGGTTGGTTTGTATACGTTGTTCTCTATACGATGTGGTCAAAACGAAAAACTACGTTAAATACAGCAATTGGAAGTTTGTCGGGAGCAGTTCCACCTTTAATTGGTTGGGCGGCAATAGATCCGAATTTTCACATTGTTCCATTTGTTTTGTTTTTAATTATGTTTATTTGGCAAACACCACACTTTCTAGCACTAGCTATGCGAAAATCCAAAGAATATAAAGCAGCAGGTATACCAATGTTGCCAGCAGTACATGGCTTTGCAATTACAAAACGGCAAATTGTTGTTTACATTGCTTGTTTACTACCACTGCCGTTTTATTTAGCTTCCTTAGGAACGGTATTTTTAATTGTAGCTACCGTATTAAATATCGTTTGGCTCGTAATCGGTATCAGTGGATTTTATGCTAAAAACGATATTAAATGGGCTAATATCATGTTTGTTTATTCTTTAAACTATTTAACGATCTTCTTTTTGATGATGGTTATAGTAACTTGGAGTTCTCCATTTAGTTAA
- the coxB gene encoding cytochrome c oxidase subunit II: protein MKGWMGKIKTLSLLSFLAVVLTGCGKENLTALVPKGYGAETSMDLIILSTAIMTFVFVVVFVVYLIAIIRFRKKKGQEDYIPNQVEGSKKLETIWTIIPIILVLILAVPTVAATFDLADESGKKDGINIDVTGNQYWWHFSYPNEEIQTSQDLYIPTGEKVFLNMKSTDVIHSFWVPSISGKMDVNPENENTMYIEAYEEGVYWGKCAELCGPSHSLMDFKIIAVSPEEYEKWVEDMQSVDPKAEPQNAVAQDGKAAFEENNCMACHAIGSSPAAVGPNLTNFGDRSRIAGFLEPTKENLVKWLQDPESIKPANKMTGNYPKLSEEEADSIAEYLLQLKPSEITPESAGE from the coding sequence ATGAAAGGTTGGATGGGAAAAATTAAAACGTTATCCCTGTTAAGTTTCCTTGCAGTCGTTTTAACTGGTTGTGGTAAGGAAAATTTAACAGCTCTAGTACCAAAGGGGTATGGTGCAGAGACTTCCATGGATTTAATTATTCTATCGACAGCAATTATGACATTTGTCTTTGTAGTTGTCTTTGTTGTTTATTTGATTGCGATTATTCGCTTTCGTAAAAAGAAGGGGCAGGAGGATTATATCCCTAACCAAGTAGAAGGGAGTAAAAAGCTTGAAACAATTTGGACAATAATACCAATTATCTTAGTGCTAATTCTAGCAGTACCGACCGTTGCAGCAACTTTTGATTTAGCTGATGAATCAGGTAAAAAAGATGGTATTAATATTGATGTTACTGGAAACCAATATTGGTGGCATTTCAGCTATCCAAATGAAGAAATTCAAACAAGCCAAGATTTATATATCCCTACTGGGGAAAAAGTATTCTTAAATATGAAATCAACTGATGTGATTCATTCTTTTTGGGTACCAAGTATATCAGGTAAAATGGACGTAAATCCTGAAAATGAAAATACGATGTATATTGAAGCCTATGAAGAAGGGGTTTATTGGGGCAAATGTGCTGAGCTTTGTGGTCCTTCCCATTCTTTAATGGACTTTAAAATAATAGCAGTTAGTCCGGAAGAATATGAAAAATGGGTTGAAGATATGCAAAGCGTAGATCCGAAAGCAGAACCGCAAAATGCAGTTGCTCAAGATGGAAAAGCAGCGTTTGAGGAAAATAACTGTATGGCGTGTCATGCAATTGGATCATCGCCGGCAGCAGTGGGGCCAAACTTAACAAACTTTGGTGACCGGTCAAGAATTGCTGGATTCCTTGAACCGACCAAGGAAAATCTGGTGAAATGGCTACAGGATCCGGAGTCAATTAAACCGGCTAACAAAATGACAGGTAATTACCCTAAACTGTCTGAAGAAGAAGCGGATAGCATAGCAGAATATCTACTGCAGTTGAAGCCTTCTGAGATAACACCAGAGAGTGCAGGGGAGTAA